A region from the Brassica napus cultivar Da-Ae chromosome C8, Da-Ae, whole genome shotgun sequence genome encodes:
- the LOC106424223 gene encoding 1-aminocyclopropane-1-carboxylate oxidase homolog 6 yields METKDFDTYSERKAFDETKEGVKGLVDAHITEIPRIFRVPQGTLSDKKPSVSASDPTIPIIDFADVHVSRERIVEKIKDAAGNWGFFQVINYGVPLNVLEEIQGGVRRFFEQDLEVKKSYFTRDAAKRFVYNSNFDLYSSSLCVGWRDSFACYMAPDPPNPEELPVVCRDAMIEHTKHMTSLGVLLFELLSEALGLSSDKLKRMDCMKGFLMICHYYPPCPQPDLTIGTNNHSDNSFLTILLQDQVGGLQIHHQDHWVDVTPIPGALVINIGDFLQLITNDKFISAEHRVLSNRNETRISVASFFSTSMLPNATVYGPIKELLSEENPPKYREITLEEYTKGYFKKGLDGTSYLSNFKL; encoded by the exons ATGGAGACCAAAGACTTCGACACGTACAGCGAGCGCAAAGCTTTCGACGAGACCAAAGAAGGCGTGAAAGGCCTCGTCGATGCTCATATCACCGAGATTCCTCGTATATTCCGCGTCCCTCAAGGCACCTTATCCGACAAGAAACCTTCTGTTTCCGCCTCGGATCCCACCATCCCTATCATCGACTTTGCAGACGTCCACGTCTCGCGTGAACGTATCGTCGAGAAGATCAAAGACGCTGCGGGGAACTGGGGTTTTTTCCAGGTGATCAATTACGGTGTTCCTTTGAACGTTCTTGAAGAGATTCAAGGAGGAGTTCGAAGGTTCTTTGAGCAAGATCTAGAGGTTAAGAAATCTTACTTCACTCGTGACGCCGCTAAGAGATTTGTCTATAATAGTAACTTTGATCTGTATAGTTCTTCTTTATGTGTTGGCTGGAGAGATAGCTTCGCTTGTTACATGGCTCCTGATCCTCCTAACCCTGAAGAGCTCCCTGTGGTTTGCAG GGATGCTATGATTGAACACACGAAGCATATGACGAGCTTAGGTGTTTTGCTCTTTGAACTCTTGTCGGAAGCTCTTGGTCTTAGCTCTGATAAGCTTAAGAGGATGGATTGTATGAAGGGTTTTCTTATGATATGCCATTACTACCCTCCCTGTCCTCAACCTGACTTAACCATCGGCACAAATAACCATTCAGACAACTCTTTCCTTACGATTCTTCTTCAAGACCAAGTCGGTGGCCTTCAGATTCATCATCAAGACCATTGGGTCGATGTCACGCCTATTCCCGGGGCTCTGGTTATCAACATAGGAGATTTCTTGCAG CTGATAACCAACGACAAGTTCATAAGCGCAGAACATAGGGTGCTTTCCAACCGAAATGAAACGAGGATTTCAGTAGCGAGCTTTTTCAGCACGAGTATGCTTCCAAATGCAACTGTTTATGGACCAATCAAAGAGCTTCTCTCTGAAGAAAACCCTCCAAAATACAGAGAGATTACTTTAGAAGAATACACAAAAGGATACTTTAAAAAGGGCCTTGATGGAACATCTTATCTGTCCAATTTCAAGTTATGA
- the LOC125591578 gene encoding putative nuclease HARBI1, which produces MGWRNIWHRLQEDHAACLQLLRMSLDCFRTLCHKLETTYGLRPTLNVSIEESVAMFLRICGHNEVQRDVGLRFGRNQETVKRNFFEVLRATELLACDYIHTPRTQELHRIPDQLMDGKYWHFFSGFVGAMDGVHVCVKVKPELQGMYWNRHDRTSFNIMAICDLNMLFTYVWNGAPESCHDTVVLTMAQNNDPEFPLPPADKYYVVDSGYPNKQGFLAPYKSSRNMVVRYHMSQFENAPPPRNKHEFFNRWHASLCSVIKRTFGVWKKKWRILCDFPRYNIEVQKRVVVATMDLHNFIRISNFIDDDFAETLGPSPTDNVDLEHNSNDMETIVTPEGDAMANIREQIANTLWANKNRMY; this is translated from the coding sequence ATGGGATGGAGAAATATTTGGCATCGATTACAAGAAGATCATGCTGCTTGTCTTCAGTTACTACGAATGTCACTTGACTGTTTTAGAACTTTGTGTCATAAATTGGAGACAACGTATGGCTTACGACCAACATTGAATGTAAGCATCGAAGAGAGTGTGGCCATGTTTTTACGAATATGTGGACACAACGAAGTTCAGCGGGATGTTGGATTACGATTTGGACGAAATCAAGAAACAGTGaagagaaatttttttgaagtgCTTAGAGCAACTGAGTTACTAGCTTGTGATTATATCCACACTCCAAGAACGCAAGAACTACACAGGATTCCAGACCAATTAATGGATGGAAAATATTGGCATTTTTTTAGTGGATTTGTCGGGGCAATGGATGGTGTTCATGTATGTGTTAAGGTAAAGCCAGAACTACAAGGAATGTATTGGAATCGACATGACAGAACATCATTTAACATAATGGCAATATGTGATCTGAATATGTTGTTCACATATGTTTGGAACGGAGCACCAGAATCTTGTCATGACACAGTTGTTCTTACGATGGCGCAAAATAATGATCCTGAATTTCCTTTGCCACCCGCAGATAAATATTATGTGGTTGACTCTGGTTATCCAAATAAACAAGGTTTTCTTGCTCCATATAAATCTTCACGAAACATGGTTGTTCGGTATCATATGTCACAATTCGAAAATGCTCCTCCTCCTCGGAATAAGCATGAATTTTTTAACCGGTGGCATGCATCTTTGTGTTCTGTCATTAAAAGGACATTTGGAGTTTGGAAGAAGAAATGGAGGATTCTTTGTGATTTTCCAAGATATAATATTGAAGTGCAGAAGAGAGTGGTGGTTGCTACAATGGATTTACACAATTTTATcagaatttcaaattttatcgATGATGACTTTGCGGAGACATTAGGACCATCACCTACTGATAACGTTGATTTGGAGCATAATTCAAATGATATGGAAACAATTGTTACACCTGAAGGCGATGCAATGGCGAATATAAGAGAACAAATTGCAAATACATTATGGGCAAATAAAAACCGTATGTATTGA